The Ovis aries strain OAR_USU_Benz2616 breed Rambouillet chromosome 2, ARS-UI_Ramb_v3.0, whole genome shotgun sequence nucleotide sequence CACATGCTGTCTGGGATCTTGTTTTCATCAGAACCTAAGTGATACCAGCCATTGAGTATCACCAGCATAGCTTCCGCTCAGAGAATCTTGCCACAGGATCCCAGTTCACCTTGCCTGATACCTTAATTTGGATTTTGTGATTTGGACTTCTGGTCCAGCTTCCTTGAAAACTCATCAAGTCAGTTCTCCAACCCCTGCCCCTTAAGTAAAGTTTAAGCTTACTCTCATCTCCTCATAGACCCCACACTGTCGAGGGTCCAAAATAACCACTAGAAAATGATATGGTCTATGACATTTAGAAGCCTCTTAGAGGGATGTTTCCAAAGTACAGACTTCAGGAATCAAATTAGTATAAGTCAACTCTAGCCACGTAGAGATGGCAGACTTTAACCCACAATTTCCTTGGCCTCTTTTCTTCCCAGGTCTCGGTCTTTCCCCCACAAGCAAGGTTATTTTACTTCATACATCAAGGAGTATTCCTCTAAACACACCACCCCCTTTGCTAGAACATGACTAAAGACATCGCTCAACATCTCAGACGCCCTTGGGGCTTCCTACTCGGGTTTGGTTTCCTGTCTGATTGGTATTCCTTCTGCAGTTAACTGACTGCACACAATCAATAGTCGACATTTCCCAGGCTCTTTGGGATAACTCCAGCTCCCCCCAAACTCTGAGCAGTGGCTTTGTCCAGATAAATAATAATACCTTAGCCCTTTAAGTAATTAAGATAAATATCTTAACCATAAATGATATGTATACTATGCATACCTGCATAATATTATAACAAATGTAATGTTAGATAAAATGTCTTAACCACTTAATAATATCAATAATGTGAGTAATATCTTAACTGTCTGATACTAATATTGTAAATAAGTCCTAGCCATTTAATATAAATACAATTCATATAAATCATAATATCTGAACAGTTTATACCAATATTATTCATTTGAAAGGGACTTTGCACAAATTCGTACAGACTGAAGGTAGAATAGTGGTTGCTGGGGGCTGCATGCGGTGACAggaggagttattgtttaatgggtacagagttagGGGTGATGAAAACGTTCTGCAGATGGACAGTGCGATAGtcgcacaacaatgtgaatgtgcttAATGATTCTGGACTGTGCCAGTCAGTCAGtcccatcactcagtcgtgtgccactctttgcgacttcacagactgcagcacgccaggcctccctgcccatcatcaattcccagagtgtactgaaactcttgtccattgagttggtgatgccatccaaccatttcctcatctgtcatccccttttcctcccgccttcaatctctcccagcatcagggtcttttctagtgagtcagttctttgcattaggcggccaaagtattggagcttcagcttcagcatcagtccttccaatgaatatttaggactgatctcctttaggatgggctggttagatctccttgcagtccaagggactctcaggagtcttctccaacaccacagttcaaaaacatcaactctttggagctcagctttctttatagtccaactctcacattcatacatgactactgggaaacatagagctttgactagacggacctttgttggcaaagtaatgtctctgctttttaatatgctgtctagattggtcataacttttcttccaaggagcaagtgtcttttaatttcatggctgcagtcactatctacaggaattttggagtcccccaaaataaagtctgtcactgtttccactgtttccccatctgtttgccatgaagtgatgggactggatgtcatgatctttgttttctgaatgttgagttttaagccaaccttttcactctcttctttcacttttgtcaagaggctctttagtccttctccactttctgccataagggtggtgtcatctgcatatctgaggttattgatatttctcccagctatcttgattccagcttgtgcttcctccagcccagcatttctcatgatgtattctgcatataagttaaataagcagggtgacaatatacagccttgacggactcctttccctatttggaaccagtctgttgttccatgtccagttctaactgttgcttcctgacctccatacaggtttctcaggaggcaggtcatgtggtctggtattagtgggtagctgttcccttctccaggggatcttcccaacccagggatcaaacccagatctcccacattgtaggcagattctttgccagctgagccatcagggaagccctctgaactgtatacttaaaaattattacaatagtgaattttatattatgtatattttaccacattttttcaaaaaggaCTCTGGaaactaatatttttctttcacatcACTCCTAGTTAGTTACCTTGGTTGGAAGGGGACAGATATTCACTCAAATCCCCACAATTATGGCTGTTTATTGTAAGACTCAGGATGGAGCCAGAATCTCATGACAGTCAAGGAACGAGGATCAGGTTGGATGAGAAACTGCACTGCAAAAGAGAGCTGCAACTCTTCCCTCGAGTGCTCCATCTCCACAGGGCTCAGCGCTCTCCCTCTCCCTACTTCTCCTCACACTTCTTGCTACTCCTCCCACAAAAGACTGGAtttctcttctccatcttttCTCCTTCTCATAGGTTCCTCTTAATTAttgtcttgggcttccttggtgcctcagacggtgaagaatctgcctgcaatgcgggagacccagattcgatccctgggtcagaaagatctcctggagaaggaaatggcaacccactccagtattcatgcctggaaaatcccatggacagaggagcctggcgggctacagtccatgaggttgcaatgagtcagacgcGACAGCAACCAATACACTAATCATTGTCTCAGCCTCTTTACAGCTTAGCTTCCTCATACCTGGCTTTGCTCTTGGCCTCTATTGTGCATTGTACCCCCCTCTCTACTTTCATACCAGCTCCTACTGTTACCCACCTCATGTTCTATTTCCCAGATTGGATTCCCACAAGCGAGCCTATGATTGGACCAGCTTGTAGTAGTGCTTTTTGAGCCAGGTCACCCTATAAGCTGCTCTCCAGTCAATATTTTGGCTCCCTCTAGTGCAATCAGCCATATATAGGAAAGGAAGATTTATATGGTACAGAACATGGCCGCTTCATCTCCTCTTTAGCAGAGACCGTAGCTATAACTGACACTGTGATAGCCATGTCCAGTACAACCTCATTCCCCATATCTTCGCTCCTTATGCTGTGGATGATAATCCCTTTCCAGGCACCCATGGCAATGGGTCAATGACATATCTGGGTCCATGACATCTTTGACATCAGTAAATTTCAGGAATATCTCTACTATCAGATGGAACTAAAGACCAGATCCCTGACTTATGTTAGCTAGAAGCCCTCCTTGCTTTAGGGATCACCAGAGAGCACACCTCAGGTGAGAACACATAACCAATTTGAAACACTTAGCTTGATTTTAGGACACGTTTTTACCCCCTGCTGGTTAATTATTAGGTTCCTAATGTTGGCATAACTTAAATCCGAAAACTCCTTTGGacaaatatatcatttttaatcAGCAAATTATTTTTAGTTCTTGGTTTTGGTCATTAAGTTCTAATAATGGCCCATAGCAAATGTACTAAGTATTAATGTTTTAAATAGCACATAATCACAATTTATTGTGCAGGCAACATGCTAAGGAAAATATTCCTCCCAGTTGGAGATATGGGAGGCGCTTCCTTGAGACATCAGATGTGGCTGTCTGAGTCCTGTAGAGCAGCCTGAGCTATCAGCTGGCTCACCTGCAGCTCTGCAAGGCTTACAGCTTCTGGACAGCAGAACAAGCCGAAAAGCTGCATTGTGGGTGCCCCCAAGTGGGTACATTTTGATGTGCATGCTGAGGATTTTCTGGCCAGCAACTCTAGCATTAGGTCATGTCTGGGGAAGGtttttaaagatgggaaaaagctatattttgtgtatgttttttAGCATGCACCTCTTATAACCTAGTATttactgaaataatatttaatacttCAGGTTATCACAGATCATTTATTTTCTAACTAATATCTTATGGGAAAGGTTTCAAGTTATAGCCATATAAGAGTGTGGAAGTGAAGATGATGGACTTtaatgtcagacacaacttgactTTGAACACTCAGTCCCTTATTActtgtatgaccttgggcaagctacttAATCCCCCTAATCATAATcgtctcattttaaaaatgggattcAGGAGTATTTGAAAGAGCATTTATCTTAGAGGTCATGTTTTATAATATGGACAGTGTCTGACACACtagaagtgctcagtaaatattatttttgtttatagacAAAAATAGTtctgtatgtatataaaacaatatttgcatatatatgcaaaataaagTGTATTTATTGAGATATGTCAAGGAGCTCCCCAGTGCCTTTTTAATAAGTTCCTTTCCTGGTCAGTCAGACATAGGAAATTTCTGTAATTTATGACTGAGAACTGAGCAATGTATCTGGTTATGGCAAGATAAAATGAATGAAGTTGACCTGGTTCCTCAAAAATGTCAGTGTCATGACAGACCAAGAAAGGCTGAGGAAATGTTCTAGATAATAACAGATTAAAAGACACAGTGACTAAATACAATAAGTGACTTTGGACTGGGTCCTGTATGAGAGGGGAAAAATTTCCATAAAGGACCGTATTGGGACAACTGATGAAACTGAAGCATACGATGtaggttaaataaaaatattttgttaatgatAAATTTTCTGAATTGATTGCTGTGATTATGTAAGAAAATCTTCTTGTTCTTAGGAAATATGCAGAGAAATATTAAGGGACATGATGTGTGCAACCTACTCTCAaatgatttagaaaaaataaaaatataacatctGTGTACATATACAGATAGATATAGagacatatttatgtataaagaTAATACCATACATACACcatacatgtatataaacaaaAGGTATaagagagaatatgaaaaagtgtaGAAAGTGATAAAATTGGTGCCAGAGTAAAGGGTTAACAGtacttctttattctctttttgcaatttttctttaatacttaaaattttaaaatttaggtgaatttttttttgcaaaaaatatttttaaaataatggagtAGTTTCTTCCCCAAATATGAGCTACCTATCCAGTATTTTGACACAAACCCACAAAATTATTGCAAATTATTTGGCAAACAAGGTATGCTATATGTTAAAGGGCTATCTTACACCCTGAAGAACCCTAGAACATGTTAACTGATTCCTTTGAAAATTGAGAAATAGAGCATAAGTGTTGTtatgaataagaaaaattatgagcTGTAAGCACTCAAAGAGACCTTAGAGAACACCTAGAAACAGGCTTTTTTCAAACAAAGAAATCACCCAAATTTCCTTAAAGATTTATCACCCACTCTAAATCACTCTAACTCATTTCCTGATCATTTAAAATTACCTATGATTCATTATTCTGAAAACTGTAATAAAGGTAAACAATTAACAatttattctgccttttctatcCTAACTAAtacaagataataaaaatagttgCCATGGGAAAGATTTTCCTTGTAGAATAATCCAAGCTAATAAGTGAAGAAGAAAAGATTGAAAAAGACCATGGCCATGTTTCAGTCCTAATGAAATAATGGATCTACGAAGtaatcatcagttcagctcagctcagtcgttcagtcgtgtccgactctctgtgaccctgtgaattacagcacgccaggcctccctgtccatcaccaactcccagagttcacccaaactcatgtgcatcgagtcggtaatgccatccagccatctcatcctctgtcgtccccttctcctcctgcccccaatccctcccagcatcagggtcttttccaatgagtcaactcttcgcatgaggtggtcaaagtattggagtttcagcttcagcatcaaaagaaatcccagggctgatctccttcagaatggacttaaTTGGATCTCATtatggtccaagggactctcaagagtcttctccaacaccacagttcaaaagcatcaattcctcagcactccgctttcttcacagtccaactctcacatccatacatgaccactggaaaaaccatagccttgactagacggaattttgttggcaaagtaatgtctctgcttttgaatatgctatctaggttggtcacaactttccttccaaggagtaagcatcttttaatttcatggctgtaatcactgtctgcagtgattttggagtccagaaaaataaagtctgacactgtttccccgtctatttgccatgaagtgataggaccggatgccataatcttagttttctgaatgttgagctttaagccaacttcactctcctctttcactttcatcaagaggctctttagttcttcttcactttctgccataagggtggtgtcatctgcatatctgaggttattgatatttctcccagcaaatctCCACTATtcatctccagaattttttcaGCATTCTAAAGAGACACTCTGTAACCACTAACAACAACTCTCCATTTCCCTTCTTCTCAGTCCTGGTAGCCTCTACTGTAGTAATATTTCCTATCTCTACAAATTTGCCTATTCTAAGTACATCATAAAGgaggaatcatacaatatttatcctTTTGCATGTGccttatttttactgttttttaatttcatccatgttattgcatgtATCAAATTATTTTGCTGAGATACAATCATTTTTTTCAGtcataatttttgtttctatttttaaaaatctcaattatCTAAAGCCtacttctgtctctctttttttgcaaccgaagtatagttgatttacaatgtttgagGTATACtgtaaagtgattcaattatatataagtatatatacatattcattttcagattcttttccattataggttactacaaaatattaaatatagttccctgtgctatacaataggtccttgttgtttatctattttatatacactagtgtgtatctgttaatcccaaattcccaatttacCCATCCCTATATCtttccctgaagaactatggatggaggcttgtAGCattgtccaggaggcagtgaccaaaaccatcccaaagaaaaagaaatgcaagcaggcaaatggttgtctaaggaggctttacaaactgctgaggaaagaagagagatcaaaggcaagggagaaagggaaagatatacctaactgaatgcagagttccagagaatagcaaggagagatatgaaggcaaaaatgaacaatgcaaaaaaataaaggaaaacaatagaatgggaaatcttcaagaaaattggagatatcaagggaacgtttcacacaataaaggacagaaacagtgagGACCTAATAGGagcgaagatattaagaagaggtggcaagaatcacagaagaactgtacaagaaagtcttaatgacctgtataaccacaatgatgtagtcactcacctagagccagacattgtggAATGTGAAtttaagtgagccttaggaagcattactgtgaacaaaatTAGTGGatttgagctagttcaaatcctaaaaatgatactgttagagtgctgcactcaatatgtcagcaaatttggaaaactcagcaatggccacagaattggaaaatgtccgttttcattccaatcccaaagaagggcaatggcaaagaatgctcagactaccgtagagttgcactcatttcatatgatagcaaggttatgctcaaaatccttcaagctaggtttcagtagtacatgaactgagaacttccatatcTTCAAGgcgggtttcaaagaggcagaggaaccagagatcatattgccaacattcatcagatcatggagaaagcaagcaagttccagaaaaaacatctacttctattcCACTGACTATGTGAAagtcttgactgtgtggatcacaacagactgtggaaaattcttaaagaaataggaataccagaccactttacctgtctcctgagaaacatatatgcaggtcaagaagcaacagttagaaccagacatggaacaacggactggttcaaaattgggaaaggagtaccacaaggttgtatattgacaccctgcatttcacatgagtacatcatgtgaaatgccaatctggatgaatcccaagcttgCTTGTGATtgaaatcaagatggctggggaaaatatcaacaacctttgatatgcagatgttaccactgtgatggcagaaagtgaagaagaactaaagagcctcttgatgagtgtgaaagaggagagtgaaaaagctagcttgaaacccagcattttcaaaaaactaagatcgtggcatccagtcccattacttcatggcaaatagaagggggaaaagaggaaacagtgccagattttattttctggctccagaatgactgcagatggtgcctgcacccacaaaattaaaagacacttcctcctcgaaaggaaaactatgacaaacctagatagcatgttgaaaagcagagatatcgaCTAGAGTGAGGAGGTTGTGGTGTCAGTCAGTTCTAGGCAATTTAAGCGTCAGCCAGGATGACTGAAGTTGTTTGCAATGATCATCTGGGGAAGAAGGTCTTCATTTCATGCAATTCTGATGACACCACTGGGGACCTTAAGAAGCTTATCACAGCCCAAACTGGCACCCATTGGAACAAGATTGTATTGAAGAAGTGGTACATGATTTTTAAGGACCAGGTTTCTCTGGGGGACTATGAAATCCATGATGGATGAATCTTGGAGCTTTATTATCAGTAGAGCAGAATTccttctccctgcccttccctctcGTCCCACACTAATATGGGTGCTTGTTTTTGGAAACTCATGTTAATAAAAACTTAgggactgcaaaaaaaaaaaaagagagagacatcactttgccaacacaggtccatagagtcaaagatattttctaatagtcatagattatttttctatagtgaaagactatttttctaatagtcatgtacagctgtgagagttgtaccagaaagaaggctgaatgccgaagaattgatgctttcatactgtggtgctggagaagacttggtacttgagagtcccttggactgtatggAGAtgaaaccagccaatcctaagggaaatcaaacctgaatattcattgaaaggactgatgctacaggtgaagcttcaatactttggccacctgatacaaagagctgactcattgaaaaagctcctgatgctgggaaagaatgaagacaaaaggagaacggggtggcagaggatgagatggtttaataacatcactgactcaatggacatgaatttgagcaaactccaggagatagcagaggacagaggagcctggcatgctgcagtccatggggttgcaaagagttagacatgacttagctacaaAACAGCAATACTCCCTTTCCCCattaagtttgctttctatgactgtttctgttttgtacataagtttactagtatcactttttttttggattccacatatacgtgatatcatatgatacttgtttttccctgtctgacttgatttcatttagtatgagaatctctaggtccatccatgttgttgcaaatggcaatatttcatcctttattatgactaagtaatattctgttgtaatattccatttatgaatggataaagaaggcatatcttctttatccattcatctgttgatggacacttaggttggttccatgtcttagctattgtaaatagtgctgctatgaacactgaggtacatacATCTTTTCGATTTAGAGCTTGCTTCAGagatatgcccaggaatgggattccTAGATCATACGTATCTCTATATTCCTTAGTATTTAAGGAAACTTCATGCTGTTtctcatagtggctgcaccaacttacattcccaccaacagtataggagtgttcccttttctccacaccttctctagcATACATATCCCATTGTATGGGATACACCAcactttgcttatccattcatttgttgatggacatttgtattATTTACACCTTTTGGAATATGCTGAAGAATGCTGCTATAAACAGATGTACAAGTatctgagtccctgctttcaattattttgagtATATACTTAGAAGTGTAAttgtggatcatatggtaattctttaTTTAGCTTTTTAGAAGAGACATCACATTGTCTTCAACAgcagctacaccattttacattccaatGATCACTGCACCAGGATTCCAGTGTGTCTGCCGCCTAA carries:
- the LOC114112861 gene encoding ubiquitin-like protein 5, producing MTEVVCNDHLGKKVFISCNSDDTTGDLKKLITAQTGTHWNKIVLKKWYMIFKDQVSLGDYEIHDG